One window of the Lonchura striata isolate bLonStr1 chromosome 9, bLonStr1.mat, whole genome shotgun sequence genome contains the following:
- the WLS gene encoding protein wntless homolog yields MAGAIIENMSTRKLCIVGGILLVLQVIAFLVGGLIAPSPTTAVPYMSVKCIDVRKNHHKTKWLMPWGPNHCKKLKDFDEAVSRQIEANDIVFAVHIPLPSKEMSPWFQFMLFIMQLDIAFKMDNDLKENAEITLDVSLAYRDDMFDDWEEIAHAIEIRKLKCTFGSPKTVESEGRHYDCDFLPFMEIGSVAHKYYLINIRLPVNDRKGINVGIGEIKDIRLVGIHQNGGFTKVWFAMKTFLTPSILIIMVWYWRRITLMTRAPVLLEKVIFALGISMTFINIPVEWFSIGFDWTWMLLFGDIRQGIFYAMLLSFWIIFCGEHMMDQNERNRLSGYWKQVGPIAVGSFCLFVFDMCERGVQLKNPFYSIWTTEVGTELAMAFIIVAGICLCLYFLFLCFMVFQVFRNISGKQSSLPAMSKARRLHYEGLIFRFKFLMLITLACAAMTVIFFIVSQVTEGHWKWGDMTIQVNSAFFTGIYGMWNLYVFALMFLYAPSHKNYGEDQSNGDLGVNSGEELQLTTTITHVDGPTEVYKLARKEAQE; encoded by the exons ATGGCCGGGGCCATCATCGAGAACATGAGCACCCGCAAGCTCTGCATCGTCGGGGGCATCCTGCTCGTGCTCCAAGTCATCGCCTTCCTGGTGGGAGGGCTCATCG ctcccagccccacgaCAGCTGTTCCCTACATGTCAGTGAAGTGCATTGACGTGAGGAAGAACCACCACAAAACCAAGTGGCTGATGCCCTGGGGACCCAACCACTGCAAGAAGCTGAAGGACTTTGACGAGGCCGTGAGCCGGCAGATCGAGGCCAACGACATCGTGTTCGCCGTGCACATCCCGCTGCCCAGCAAGGAGATGAGCCCCTGGTTCCAGTTCATGCTCTTCATCATGCAGCTGGACATCGCCTTCAAGATGGACAACGACCTCA AGGAAAATGCAGAGATCACCCTGGATGTGTCGCTGGCCTATCGTGATGACATGTTTGACGACTGGGAGGAAATAGCACATGCCATAGAGATCAGGAAGCTGAAGTGCACCTTTGGCTCTCCAAAA ACCGTGGAGTCCGAGGGCCGTCACTACGACTGCGACTTCCTGCCCTTCATGGAGATCGGCAGCGTGGCACACAAGTACTACCTCATCAACATCCGCCTGCCCGTCAACGACAGGAAGGGCATCAACGTGGGCATCGGCGAGATCAAGGACATCCGCCTTGTG GGCATCCATCAAAACGGAGGCTTCACCAAGGTGTGGTTTGCCATGAAGACCTTCCTGACGCCCAGCATTCTGATCATCATGGTGTGGTACTGGAGGAGGATCACGCTGATGACGCGCGCCCCCGTCCTGCTGGAGAA GGTCATCTTTGCTCTGGGAATTTCCATGACGTTCATTAACATCCCCGTGGAGTGGTTTTCCATCGGATTTGACTGGACTTGGATGCTGCTCTTTGGAGACATTCGACAGGGCATCTTCTATGCCATGCTGCTCTCATTTTGGATCATCTTCTGCGGGGAGCACATGATG GACCAGAACGAGCGGAATCGGCTCTCGGGCTACTGGAAGCAGGTTGGACCCATCGCTGTGGGCTCCTTCTGCCTCTTTGTCTTCGACATGTGTGAGAG ggGAGTGCAGCTCAAGAACCCCTTCTACAGCATCTGGACCACCGAGGTGGGCACGGAGCTGGCT ATGGCCTTTATTATAGTCGCAGGGATCTGCCTGTGCCTctattttctcttcctgtgtTTTATGGTCTTCCAAGTGTTCAGAAACATCAGTGGGAAGCAGTCGAgcctccctgccatgagcaagGCTCGCCGCCTTCACTATGAG GGGCTGATTTTTAGGTTCAAGTTCCTGATGCTCATCACCCTGGCCTGTGCAGCCATGACCGTCATCTTCTTCATCGTGAGCCAG GTGACAGAAGGCCACTGGAAGTGGGGGGACATGACAATCCAAGTGAACAGCGCCTTCTTCACGGGCATCTACGGGATGTGGAATCTCTACGTGTTTGCCCTCATGTTCCTGTACGCGCCATCCCACAAGAACTACGGCGAAGACCAGTCCAATG GTGACCTGGGGGTGAACAGcggggaggagctgcagctcaccACCACCATCACCCACGTGGACGGGCCCACGGAGGTGTACAAGCTGGCTCGGAAGGAGGCTCAGGAGTGA